In a genomic window of [Empedobacter] haloabium:
- a CDS encoding biopolymer transporter ExbD, giving the protein MNFRKGQRREDPEINLIPFIDVLLVILIFLMVTTTYSKFTELQITLPTADAEKAVEQPNQIDVTVDAKGNYTVNGAPVSFRDVGGLAQSLRNAAKPGANPVVVVNADQFAMHQMVVNVMEAARIAGFDRLTFAAQSGSGK; this is encoded by the coding sequence GTGAACTTCCGCAAAGGCCAACGCCGCGAGGACCCGGAGATCAACCTGATCCCGTTCATCGACGTGCTGCTCGTGATCCTGATCTTCCTGATGGTGACGACCACCTACAGCAAGTTCACGGAGCTGCAGATCACGCTGCCGACGGCGGACGCCGAGAAGGCCGTCGAACAACCGAACCAGATCGACGTGACCGTCGATGCCAAGGGCAACTACACCGTCAACGGCGCGCCCGTCTCCTTCCGCGACGTCGGCGGGCTGGCGCAGTCGTTGAGGAATGCGGCGAAGCCGGGCGCCAATCCGGTCGTCGTCGTCAACGCCGACCAGTTCGCGATGCACCAGATGGTCGTCAACGTGATGGAGGCGGCGCGCATCGCCGGCTTCGACCGGCTGACGTTCGCCGCCCAGTCGGGCAGCGGCAAATGA
- the xseA gene encoding exodeoxyribonuclease VII large subunit, with protein MTINSPDPAFEQPAVITVSALNQAVGRLLERSFPLTWIAGEISNFTRASSGHWYFTLKDDAAQVRAVMFRGRAQYAGFVPREGDKVEVRALVTLYGPRGDYQINVEAIRRAGVGALFEAFMRLKEKLAAAGLFDEARKRPLPLFPRTIGIVTSPQAAALRDVLTALRRRAPHVRVVLYPTLVQGQLAAARIAEAIDTASRRAECDVLLVCRGGGSIEDLWCFNEEVVAYAIANCRMPVISGVGHETDFTIADFAADLRAATPTAAAELAATPRGDWLASLRADAADLRRALRRTLDDAAQTLDNHARRLQSPSARIRQQRLQLLALSTAMMHANRAPLNASRHGLERLAGRLAARRPDTRPVRAHLAALQHRCTVNIGNGLAQRREALQALAAQLELLNPQRTLERGYAIVTNEKGAILRSPGQIQPRGTLTVRLAEGSAAVQVAGVQATLE; from the coding sequence ATGACCATCAATAGCCCCGATCCCGCATTCGAACAGCCCGCCGTCATCACGGTCAGTGCCCTGAACCAGGCCGTCGGCCGCCTGCTGGAGCGCTCGTTCCCGCTGACGTGGATCGCGGGCGAGATTTCCAACTTCACGCGCGCCAGCTCCGGTCATTGGTACTTCACCTTGAAGGACGACGCGGCCCAGGTGCGCGCCGTGATGTTCCGCGGCCGCGCCCAGTACGCCGGCTTCGTGCCGCGCGAAGGCGACAAGGTCGAGGTGCGCGCCCTGGTCACGCTGTACGGCCCGCGCGGCGACTACCAGATCAATGTGGAAGCCATCCGCCGTGCCGGTGTGGGCGCGCTGTTCGAAGCCTTCATGCGCCTGAAGGAAAAGCTGGCGGCGGCCGGCCTGTTCGACGAGGCGCGCAAGCGTCCCCTGCCCCTGTTCCCGCGCACCATCGGCATCGTCACCAGCCCCCAGGCGGCGGCGCTGCGCGACGTGCTGACGGCGCTGCGCCGGCGCGCGCCGCACGTGCGCGTCGTCTTGTACCCGACACTGGTGCAGGGTCAGCTGGCGGCGGCGCGCATCGCCGAGGCCATCGACACGGCCTCGCGCCGGGCCGAGTGCGACGTGCTGCTGGTCTGCCGCGGCGGCGGCAGCATCGAGGACCTGTGGTGCTTCAACGAGGAAGTGGTGGCGTACGCCATCGCCAACTGCCGCATGCCGGTGATTTCTGGCGTCGGCCACGAGACCGACTTCACGATCGCCGACTTCGCCGCCGACCTGCGCGCGGCCACGCCCACGGCGGCCGCCGAACTGGCCGCCACGCCGCGCGGCGACTGGCTGGCCTCGCTGCGGGCGGACGCGGCCGACCTGCGGCGCGCGCTGCGCCGCACGCTGGACGACGCCGCACAGACTCTGGACAACCACGCGCGCCGTCTGCAGAGTCCGTCGGCCCGCATCCGCCAGCAGCGCCTGCAACTGCTGGCGCTGTCCACCGCCATGATGCACGCCAACCGCGCGCCGCTGAACGCGTCGCGCCACGGCCTCGAGCGGCTGGCCGGCCGGCTGGCGGCGCGCCGTCCCGACACCCGTCCCGTGCGCGCCCACCTGGCCGCGCTGCAGCATCGCTGCACGGTCAATATCGGCAACGGCCTGGCGCAGCGGCGCGAGGCACTGCAGGCGCTGGCCGCGCAGCTCGAGCTGCTCAATCCGCAGCGCACCCTGGAACGGGGCTATGCGATCGTC
- a CDS encoding MotA/TolQ/ExbB proton channel family protein: protein MLAIFQAAGWPIWLLLIASIVATALIVERLMSLRRTRILPPSTLDEVVRIYQSGNVTPDIIAKLESSSPLGVVLSAALRNVDAPREVMKESIEEAGSGVAHTLERFLTTLGTIATLAPLMGLFGTVVGMIEIFGAQNPSGTNPAQLAHGISVALYNTGFGLAIAMPTLVFYRHFRALVDSFVLQMEQQAVRFVDVVHNSRK, encoded by the coding sequence TTGCTTGCCATCTTCCAAGCCGCCGGCTGGCCCATCTGGTTGCTGCTGATCGCTTCCATCGTCGCCACCGCTTTGATCGTGGAGCGGCTGATGTCGCTGCGGCGCACCCGCATCCTGCCGCCCAGCACGCTGGACGAGGTAGTGCGCATCTACCAGAGCGGCAACGTCACACCGGACATCATCGCCAAGCTGGAGTCCAGTTCGCCGCTGGGCGTGGTGCTGTCCGCCGCGCTGCGCAACGTCGATGCGCCGCGCGAAGTCATGAAGGAATCGATCGAGGAGGCCGGCAGCGGCGTCGCCCACACGCTGGAGCGCTTCCTCACCACCCTGGGCACCATCGCCACCCTGGCACCGCTGATGGGCCTGTTCGGCACCGTCGTCGGCATGATCGAGATCTTCGGCGCCCAGAACCCCAGCGGAACCAATCCCGCCCAGCTGGCGCACGGCATCTCGGTGGCGTTGTACAACACGGGCTTCGGCCTGGCGATTGCGATGCCGACCCTGGTGTTCTACCGCCACTTCCGCGCGCTGGTGGACAGCTTCGTGCTGCAGATGGAGCAGCAGGCCGTGCGCTTCGTCGACGTCGTGCACAACTCGCGCAAATAA